Proteins from a genomic interval of Sandaracinaceae bacterium:
- a CDS encoding BON domain-containing protein — protein MMICAALALGACASDQSEPVVVNDNVTAGGAGAMADGLGPMQEGPTFHVTTEEEIADEVQEELGDEGLDASAISVRVDGTSVWLSGRVRDGAEWERAIAIADDVEGVETVDASELFYD, from the coding sequence ATGATGATCTGCGCCGCGCTCGCGCTCGGCGCCTGCGCGAGCGACCAGAGTGAGCCCGTGGTCGTGAACGACAACGTCACCGCTGGCGGCGCTGGCGCGATGGCCGACGGCCTCGGCCCCATGCAGGAGGGGCCGACCTTTCACGTGACCACCGAGGAGGAGATCGCCGACGAGGTCCAGGAGGAGCTCGGCGACGAGGGCCTCGACGCCTCGGCGATCTCGGTGCGCGTCGACGGAACCTCGGTGTGGCTCAGCGGCCGCGTCCGTGACGGCGCCGAGTGGGAGCGCGCGATCGCGATCGCGGACGACGTGGAGGGCGTCGAGACGGTCGACGCGTCGGAGCTCTTCTACGACTGA